The following coding sequences lie in one Micromonospora sp. R77 genomic window:
- a CDS encoding GTPase produces MREAFRGDQRVDPDELVGRLAAVQRFLGAVDGQVPDTQLVPAHTVVERAGTRLALSGDHTVVALAGATGSGKSSLFNALARLELSPVGVRRPTTGVAHACVWGDLDGASRLLDWIGVLPRHRFVRESALDGDDESDLHGLVLLDLPDFDSVQRAHRLEVDRLLGLVDLVVWVVDPQKYADRVIHTGYLREFHRHRDVTVVVLNQADRLAPAELPRVLDDLRRLLDADGLTGVPLLPTVAVDPAGLDGLRAALEHTVAERQAALRRLAGDVDTVVAGLEPLVAAEPPRTGPDDGSTRELTRALAGAAGVPSVADAVEGAYRHRAGGTTGWPLVKGWRKLRPDPLRRLHLPGPAAGADEPAESLVAATSVPDPTAAQRSALGLAIRAVGDRSGAGLPAPWPTAVTAAARSRLGDLPDALDRAVAGTDLGMDRRPAWWRLIGVLQWLVTLAAVAGLGWLALGYGLRALGLPAPDYPRLGEVPWPTVLLLGGLLAGLLVAALTRPVVRWAARRARRRAEKRLTIAVGNVGDEYVLVPVRAVLTRYGQARDALRDATR; encoded by the coding sequence ATGCGCGAGGCGTTCCGGGGCGACCAGCGGGTCGACCCCGACGAGCTGGTCGGCCGCCTGGCGGCCGTGCAGCGGTTCCTCGGCGCGGTGGACGGCCAGGTGCCCGACACGCAGCTGGTGCCCGCGCACACCGTGGTGGAACGGGCCGGCACCCGGCTGGCACTCTCCGGGGACCACACCGTGGTCGCCCTCGCCGGGGCCACCGGCAGCGGCAAGTCCAGCCTGTTCAACGCGCTCGCCCGACTGGAACTCTCCCCGGTCGGCGTCCGCCGGCCGACCACCGGCGTGGCGCACGCCTGCGTCTGGGGGGACCTGGACGGCGCCTCCCGGCTGCTCGACTGGATCGGTGTACTGCCCCGGCACCGGTTCGTCCGGGAGAGCGCGCTGGACGGCGACGACGAGTCCGACCTGCACGGGCTGGTCCTGCTCGACCTGCCCGACTTCGACTCGGTGCAGCGGGCCCACCGGCTGGAGGTGGACCGGCTGCTCGGCCTGGTCGACCTGGTGGTCTGGGTGGTCGACCCGCAGAAGTACGCCGACCGGGTGATCCACACCGGCTACCTGCGCGAGTTCCACCGGCACCGGGACGTGACGGTGGTCGTGCTCAACCAGGCCGACCGGCTGGCCCCGGCCGAACTGCCCCGGGTCCTCGACGACCTGCGCCGACTGCTCGACGCCGACGGGCTGACCGGGGTGCCGCTGCTGCCCACCGTCGCCGTCGACCCGGCCGGGCTGGACGGGCTGCGGGCCGCGCTGGAGCATACGGTCGCCGAACGGCAGGCGGCCCTGCGTCGGCTCGCCGGCGACGTCGACACCGTGGTGGCCGGGCTGGAGCCGCTGGTCGCCGCCGAGCCACCGCGTACCGGGCCGGACGACGGGTCGACGCGGGAGCTGACCCGGGCACTGGCCGGGGCGGCCGGGGTGCCGTCGGTGGCCGACGCGGTCGAGGGCGCGTACCGGCACCGGGCGGGCGGGACCACGGGCTGGCCGCTGGTCAAGGGCTGGCGGAAGCTGCGCCCCGATCCGCTGCGTCGGCTGCACCTGCCCGGACCGGCCGCAGGCGCCGACGAGCCGGCGGAGAGCCTGGTCGCGGCCACCTCCGTACCCGATCCGACCGCCGCCCAGCGCTCGGCGCTCGGGCTGGCGATCCGCGCGGTGGGCGACCGCTCCGGCGCGGGCCTGCCGGCGCCGTGGCCGACCGCGGTGACCGCCGCGGCCCGGTCCCGCCTCGGCGACCTGCCCGACGCGCTGGACCGCGCGGTGGCCGGCACCGACCTGGGGATGGACCGGCGGCCCGCCTGGTGGCGGCTGATCGGCGTCCTCCAGTGGCTGGTCACCCTCGCCGCCGTCGCGGGCCTGGGCTGGTTGGCCCTCGGCTACGGACTGCGCGCGCTCGGCCTGCCCGCGCCGGACTACCCGAGGCTCGGCGAGGTGCCCTGGCCGACGGTGCTGCTGCTCGGCGGGCTGCTCGCCGGCCTGCTGGTGGCGGCGCTCACCCGGCCGGTGGTCCGGTGGGCGGCCCGGCGGGCCCGACGCCGGGCGGAGAAGCGGCTCACCATCGCGGTGGGGAACGTCGGCGACGAGTACGTCCTGGTGCCGGTGCGGGCCGTGCTGACCCGCTACGGGCAGGCGCGCGACGCGCTGCGCGACGCGACCCGCTGA
- a CDS encoding dynamin family protein — translation MTTHGDPATHAGTPAVAARTGSSDAGDDLPATGATGLPAALAGLRAATGAARFPLALPSAEPARRSAATLVDQLDDYLLPRLARLDAPLLVVVGGSTGAGKSTLVNSLVQARVSAAGVLRPTTRSPVLVCNPADSAWFRQGELLPGLTRTNEPSENPGTLHLVTAPHLPAGLAFLDAPDIDSVVDANRALAGQLLAAADLWLFVTTAARYADAVPWELLRSARARGAVIAMVLDRVPPEAADEIAAHLSEMLAAQGLEAAPLFVLPETWVDGQGLLPGRVTAPLSDWFSRLAADADARAAVVRQTLDGALAALRPAVAALADAADEQVAAADALDERVRAAYRGAERTVEQGLKDGRLLRGEVLARWQEFVGTGEFFRTLEARIGRLRDRVVAAVTGRPAPAAELRTAIESQLVTLLRGVASEAAENAYTGWKAHPAGAALLDPALAHPADDLAERAERLVRDWQREVLELVRAEGGDRRFVARTAAYAVNATGLAVMIAVFASTAFIPTGLEVATGAGTTVAAQAVLQAIFGDQAVRDLAAKARVDLLDRVRALLDEEAARYLTRTAEARPSGDTAAELRGAADQVEVARHRSGLSRNDGPALPPAGTDGP, via the coding sequence ATCCCGCCACCCATGCCGGCACGCCCGCCGTCGCCGCCCGTACCGGATCGTCGGACGCCGGGGACGACCTGCCCGCCACCGGCGCGACGGGTCTGCCCGCCGCCCTCGCCGGTCTGCGGGCCGCGACCGGGGCGGCCCGTTTCCCGCTCGCCCTGCCCTCGGCCGAGCCGGCCCGCCGCTCCGCCGCCACCCTCGTCGACCAGCTCGACGACTATCTGCTGCCCCGGCTGGCCCGGCTCGACGCGCCGCTGCTGGTGGTGGTCGGCGGCTCCACCGGGGCCGGCAAGTCCACCCTGGTCAACAGCCTGGTGCAGGCGCGGGTCAGCGCCGCCGGCGTGCTCCGGCCGACCACGCGCTCGCCGGTGCTGGTCTGCAACCCGGCCGACTCGGCGTGGTTCCGCCAGGGCGAACTGCTGCCCGGCCTCACCCGGACCAACGAGCCGAGCGAGAACCCGGGCACCCTGCACCTGGTCACCGCGCCGCACCTGCCCGCCGGGCTGGCCTTCCTCGACGCGCCCGACATCGACTCGGTGGTCGACGCCAACCGCGCCCTCGCCGGGCAGCTGCTGGCCGCCGCCGACCTCTGGCTCTTCGTGACCACCGCCGCCCGGTACGCCGACGCCGTCCCCTGGGAGCTGCTGCGCAGCGCGCGGGCCCGGGGCGCGGTGATCGCCATGGTGCTCGACCGGGTGCCGCCGGAGGCCGCCGACGAGATCGCCGCCCACCTGTCCGAGATGCTGGCCGCCCAGGGCCTCGAGGCGGCACCGCTCTTCGTGCTCCCGGAGACCTGGGTGGACGGGCAGGGCCTGCTGCCCGGCCGGGTCACCGCCCCGCTCAGCGACTGGTTCTCCCGGCTCGCCGCGGACGCCGACGCCCGGGCCGCCGTGGTCCGGCAGACCCTGGACGGCGCGCTCGCCGCGCTGCGCCCCGCCGTGGCGGCACTCGCCGACGCCGCCGACGAGCAGGTGGCCGCCGCCGACGCGCTCGACGAGCGGGTCCGGGCGGCGTACCGGGGGGCGGAACGGACCGTCGAGCAGGGGTTGAAGGACGGCCGGCTGCTCCGCGGCGAGGTGCTGGCCCGGTGGCAGGAGTTCGTCGGCACCGGCGAGTTCTTCCGCACCCTGGAGGCACGGATCGGCCGGCTGCGGGACCGGGTGGTCGCCGCCGTGACCGGACGGCCCGCGCCCGCCGCCGAGCTGCGTACCGCCATCGAGTCGCAACTGGTGACGCTGCTGCGCGGGGTCGCCTCCGAGGCGGCGGAGAACGCGTACACCGGGTGGAAGGCGCACCCGGCCGGCGCGGCGCTGCTCGACCCGGCGCTGGCCCACCCCGCCGACGACCTCGCCGAGCGCGCCGAGCGGCTGGTCCGCGACTGGCAGCGCGAGGTGCTCGAACTGGTCCGGGCCGAGGGCGGCGACCGGCGCTTCGTGGCCCGCACCGCGGCGTACGCGGTGAACGCCACCGGCCTCGCCGTCATGATCGCGGTCTTCGCCTCCACCGCCTTCATCCCCACCGGCCTGGAGGTCGCCACCGGCGCCGGCACCACCGTCGCCGCGCAGGCCGTGCTCCAGGCGATCTTCGGCGACCAGGCGGTCCGCGACCTGGCCGCCAAGGCGCGGGTGGACCTGCTCGACCGGGTCCGGGCGCTGCTCGACGAGGAGGCGGCCCGCTACCTCACCCGGACGGCGGAGGCCCGGCCCTCCGGCGACACCGCAGCCGAACTGCGCGGGGCCGCCGACCAGGTGGAGGTCGCCCGACACCGCAGCGGCCTGTCCCGCAACGACGGGCCGGCGCTGCCGCCGGCCGGGACGGACGGCCCGTGA